GTAGAGGGCTCCCTGACGTTTATTAATAATCGCGTCAGTGCCGAGCTAGATGCAGCACTTCGGGGCCGAACTCTTACAGCAGCCTTGAAGGTTCAAAACAATCAGACTCTCCTGAAGGGTCGGGTATCCATCTTTGCTCGGATCAAGCGTCTCTTCCGTGGGTCCAAAACCTTCCGCAAGACACTATTTACCTTTGGCGGTATCCAAAACAACACGACTCTGATCGACGAACGTTTGGAAGAGCGCCTCTAATCCTTAGACTATTGCTTAACCCTTTGGAGAGATTCGTTATGCTTAAGAAAGTGCTTGGTCTTCTTGCTGTCCTAGTATTGACCCTCGGGTTCCTAAGTTCGCTTAAAGAGAGGCCTGAGGTTCAGAGTCCCGAAGCTGATTTAACGACTAGCTCACAGGTCTTTCGCATCACGACCTCTCCAGGGGATGAGCTTCAATACCACGCTCGTTTTGAAACCACAGTTAGCATTGGCTCTGTTAAGCTTGAGGCCCTCGAAGCACTAAAGTTAGAAGCAGATCTTGTGATTCGTTATTATCAGCAAGATTCCCGAGGCATGCTGGCAGGTATGCGCCTGAAAAACATGGAGATTCAAGCCCCGAAGGCCATGGCACTAGACACCAATCTTGAAAACCTTGAGATTCTATACTTCGATCAGGTTGGTGGTATCGAAGAGTTTTATGTTTCTAAAGATATGGCTCCATGGCTAAGCTCCCTCCTGCGTGGCGCTGCGGCTGCCGTGCAGGTGAGCTTGCCACAGGAGTCGCAACTCACCGTTGGGGCTACTTGGTCAGGGTCCGAACCTAGCCCCAACGGTCCTATTGCCCTTAGAATGAGCAGCACCGTGAACAATGACCGACTCTCACTGGTTAAGTCATATCTACACGTAGCTGGAGATCCCAGCCTGGTTGTCCAGAAAGATTCTCAAGGCTTGTTTAGCTACCATAGGGACGGTTTCTTAATAGGCTTAGATCATCAATTAGCAATTCGAAAGTATGACGAAGGTTCTAGTGTCTTGGGGGCACAGCAAATCCAGCTAACGTTTCAACAGCGTCGTCGCGGTCTCGATTTATTCAATCCGCTAGCAAACCGGCTAAGCAAGATGAATGCGGTAGCCGCCGATGAGCCGCTAGAAGCAAACAAAGAGATGACTACAGTACGGATGAAGCAGGCGCTTTCAGGTCTGACTCAGGAGCAACTACTCGAAAAGATAGTTTCACTTCAAGGTTTTGATGATCAAAATATTGGTGTTGTGCTCATCCAGTTGGAGGCTATGTTACACCTCAATCCTCAGTTTAAAAATGTACTTTGGGATCAATTGCAGCTCGCTCAGAGCACTACCGAGTATGACTGGCAATTGAGTTTGATAATGGGGGCCTTTGCTAGCATGGATGCTGTTGATATTGAAGATGAACTGATTTTCTATAGCGAAAGCAATCGTCATGCGCCGGATGTGGTGCAACAGACCGCCTTTGCATTGTCGGATCTCAAAAAGCCGAGTGTTGCAGTTCGAAATCATCTGATGGATCTTAGCCAGTCCAATGACAGCGAGATACGTACGATGGGGATACTAAGCCTTGGGGCGCTCGCTCGCCATAAAGAACATAATGATCTGGTCTTGAGTCACCTCAGAGCGCAGCTTAGAGACGCTAACGATGATGACAAGCTGATATTCCTAGCAGCGATTAATAATAGCCATAGCCAAGAAAATCTATCCACCCTTTCGAGATACTTCGATTCATCTGATGAGGTCCTAGCAGCCCAAGCGGTCTATGGGTTGAAGCATGTGGCCAGCAAGGATGCGTTACCCTTGCTGGCCAAGACCTTGAGAACTGAGTCCCGTGAAGCTGTATTGTTGCAAGCATTACAGGCGCTGGGGGCTCATGTGCATGATCCTAGAACCTATGATTTGGTACGAATGATAGTTGACGGTGACTACGGGGCGCAGGTTAAGGTTGAAGCCCTGAACGTGGTTGCGGGCATGATCCCTTACAAGCCTGAAGTAAGAGGCTACTTGGAAACAATCAAGGGCAGTCATAGCTACCTTCAACGGATAAGAAGCTATGCCGGGGACATTTTGCTTAGTAGCACTCCCAGTTGAAGGGGGCTTAGGCTCATGCTACCATAGGATACTTTCTACTATTGTTCTCGGAGATGAAGCACTATGAGTACCCTTTTTTCTATTCTGGCAGCCGCGCTCGTCATCATTCTTGCGATTGGTGGATTAGCATCGCTATTTGTATTCTCCCTCGATAATCAGGGCTACAAGGACTTCATCAAGAAGTTTACTCATTGATCGTCAGGGCTCAACTATCTTGCAACTATCTTGTTATTACGAGAAGTAGCGTTTTCAACCTTCCAAGAACCATGGTTGACGTACAAGTCTCGATTTTCCAGCAAATTGTCGATAGGAGATGAGTTGACTGGAGAGTGCTCTGAACAGTATGTACGTTGACAGTTTTTGCTCCTCTGGCATGTCATTTCTGATTCAAAAACTTGGGCGATGCAACTCCTTCGTGAACATATTGACGATATAGCTCCAGACCGCCAGTAAAAGTCTGGCCTGGAGCTCTTCCTTTACAGTATTTCCCTTGATTAGTCCTAGAGCCTCATAAATGCATCTAGATCCTCCTGAATCCTTTGATCTATCGATCAAAGAATACACAGAATCTAAGAATAATTAAAATTTCACTAACAGCTTACCTGAGTGTAACCAGCACAAGAACTACTTGGGTCGTTTGCATCTTTTTCTAAGTCTAGAACGGGGTAATTACCTTTTTCACCTTCGAGTTCCTCTTTTTTCCATCTCCCAGAATATTCCACGACATGTACTTTGTTCTTGTCAAGTCGATAAAGTTTGGTCCACTTTAAGGATCCATTACCGCAGGTTGGTCCCCAGATACGGATTTTACAGAATCCTTTTCCTTGGCCTTTGCATTTCAAAGTCTTCTTTTGGCCAGCTTTTGCCGTTTTGTAATCGTATGAGCTGGACATTGAGCCGTCTTTGGCGTTGTAGCTTTTTATCGATATACTCTTACCTGAGCAATTGCGAATATCGACTGAGATTTCTGCAAAGCTCGATGAAGCTATGAAAAAAGCGAAAATGGCTGTAACTAGATCAAAAAATTTCATGTTGACCTCGTGACTTGATGAAATGAAATATGGAAGAAATAAAAGCTAAGCAAACTTCATCTATGGTTAATTCTGAATTTGGCGGCTTAACCTCCCTAGCAAATTAACAAGAATTTCAGCAAAGAAAAAAAGAGTTTAGGAAAATCAAGCTAACTTTAAAAGAAGAAATGGATCCTCCAAAATAAAAAAATCTTAGATATAGAAATCTCGCGTTAGGGCCTTTACTGAAGATGGAAATGGACTTGTTGCCAAGCAGGTCCTAGCCGTGAACCTTTCCATTTGGAAGCCCTCCACTGTAAAAAGTTTTCTCAACTCGTTGACAATTCGTCTCATTTGATTTTTCATAAAGGTATTCATCCAGACCGACTGAGGGACAGGCCCAGTGACGTCGGGGCAACCACTTAGGTATTCGTTACCAAGGAAAGGTGCCAACTCCTGCGGGGATTATGTCTCCGAGAGATGAACCTAGCTTAGGCTAATTGTCACTCTCCCGACTGTCTCCGCATATCGATTGCAGGAGACGCCGTGCTAGATACACACAAAGACCATCAAGAGATTTCCCAAGTTAGTGAGGCCAGTCATGTGGCGACCTTAGCCATTGCTGGAGATGTCTTGGGCCTAGCGGAAATTCCAAAGGTTAACGTTGCCTATCATCTGCAAGGGAATCCAAGCCAGCCCTGGGTAGCTGTTCAGGGTGGGATCTCTGCCCATCGTGGCGCTGGGCTTGCGATTGCCGGACGGCAGCCCTGGTGGCGGGACGTGGTTGGTCCTCACAAGGCTATCAACACCCAGCAAGTGGCGGTGCTATCCATTGATTTTATTGGTGGAGGGGATGGAAGCTCAGGACCCAAAGACGACAGTTGGCCCTCTGCAACGCAGGTCAGTCCAGAGGTTCAGGCCCGAGCGATCCAGCAAGTCATGGTCCATCATCGGATTCCTCAGTTGAAAGCCTTTGTAGGCGCTTCCTACGGTGGGCAGATTGGACTGAGTTTTCGTTCATTGTTTGCTGATTGCCTTGAGCGCTTGATTGTGATTAGCGCCGCCCATCGACCACATCCTATGGCAAGTGCCTGGCGGCATATCCAAAGAGAAATCATGAGTCTAAGTTCGGAAGGCGATACTTCGACTCAGAAGCGTGGGGTTGCCTTGGCGAGAGCCTTGGCGATGACCACCTATCGTTCCACTGAAGAGTTTGAGGAACGGTTTCAAGGGGATACAGTGGTTGCCTACATCGAGGCTCAAGGCAAACGCTACAGTGAGGCGGTGAACCCCGCCTGCTACCAGACGCTCTCCGCATCTATCGATCATCCTTGCCCCTACCCATCTTTGGAAGGGCCTCCATGCCATATCCTTGGGTTTTGGGAGGATCGGCTCGTTCCACCATCGATTCTCAAAGAGCTTTCTGCTTTGACAGAAGGCTCTCTTCATCTCCATCACTCCCTTTATGGGCACGATGGGTTTCTCAAAGAAATAGACTTGCTGTGGGAGCTGATTCCCCGGTTTTTAGGGAGGTAGAGTTTTATGAGTCATAACCGTTCAAATTCATTTCATCCTGTGACCCGTGTTGTTCGTCAAGGAGTTGAAGACGATTCCCACCATGGTGCGGTGATTCCTCCGATTCACCTAAGTTCAACGTTTAGCTTCGAAGGATATCAAAGCAAGAGGCGTTACGATTACACTCGATCCGGAAATCCGACCCGGGACCTTCTTGCAGAAGCGATCAATGATTTGGAAGGGGGGGCTGGTGCGGTCATCACAAACACCGGCATGTCAGCGATTAATCTTGTTTTACAGCACCTTTCTCCCGGAGATAGGGTGATCGCCAGTCATGACTGCTACGGCGGCACCTACCGGCTCTTAGACCACCTGCGAAAGCGAGGTTCCATTCACGTTGACTTTGTTGATTTTAACCGTCCCGGCGCCCTTGGAGACCTTAAAAACCAAAACGTTCAGCTTTGCTGGCTAGAAACACCGAGCAACCCTCTGCTTCGCATTACAGACGTTCGTCGCGTAGCGGATCACCTCCCTGACAAAGCGCTACTCGTGGTGGATAATACCTTCTTAACGCCAGTAGGGCAGCAGGCCTTTGCCTTAGGGGCTGATATCGTGGTTCATTCAACAACTAAGTACATCAATGGCCATAGCGATGTGGTTGGCGGTGCGGTTGTCGCGAAGACCCCTGAACTAGCGGAGCGCCTAGCTTGGTTGGCCAATTGTTTTGGTTTAACGGGTGCGCCCTTTGACAGCTATCTCACCCTCAGGGGTCTCAGAACCTTACCGATCCGTTTTGCTCAACACCAAAAGAATGCACAGGAGGTAGCAAGTTTTCTGGCTGACCACAGCGCTGTGAAGAAAGTGTATTATCCGGGTCTCCCATCTCATGAAGGCCACAGTGTGGCTAAAAAGCAGCAGGATGGCTTCGGAGCGATGATTAGTTTTAGTCTAGCAGCTGATGCAGAAGATATCCCCATTTTTCTATCCCAACTCAAGCTTTTCTCACTGGCAGAATCCCTGGGCGGAGTCGAAAGTTTGATCGCCCACCCAGCATCCATGACTCATGCAGCCATGGACCCAGATGCGCGTCTTAGGGCAGGTATAGGCGATACCCTACTGCGCTTGTCTATTGGAATTGAAGACGCAGGGGACTTGATTTCTGATCTTAGGGCTGGATTAACAGCTATAGAGTCACGCCCCCGACTTAAGACTCGTGTCGCTCGGGAAGCTTGCTTGTGAGACAGTTTCTTCCCCAGTGAGCGGAGAGATTTGAGGCTTTCTCGGCGTCAGGAGCTGATTAATAAGGCGCCGGCCTCGTGGCACAAAATGATTTTCTAGCCAGGGTGCAATGGTGAATAGGACTCCGTAGTAGCCAATGATTCCCCATAGGGGCATGTGTCCCTCGGGGCGCAGAGCCTTGGTCCAAAGGGTAAAAAGTGGTGCGTGAAGTAGATACATGGTAAAGCTGGCATGAGCTAGCTTTTGAACCCACGATCTTCGGCAGAGCCACGCTAGGGCTCCCTTTTCATGAGCTAAGGCACCGATCAGAACCACCTGAAAGGCCATGAATAGGGCGTGGCGCATATATACATGAGGTACGGCACCGATGAAAAGAAAAGAGGTCAGCATTGCAAGCAGCATAAGATCTGCCCTTAGCCCAGACCACCTTGTGATCTTTTCTTCCTGCTTAGATCTTAATAGCCGGAGTCCCGTGATGATACCTAGGGAGAAGTAAGTCAGCCAGATAACTGGTGAGTAATAGAACGAAGCAATAAATAGCCGACGATTGTCAGCTGAGAGGCCTTCGAATGTATGATAAAATCCAGTACACAAAAGCCAGTTGCAGGCAATTAAAGAAAGGCTCACCAGCACCAGAGAACGCTGGGATCTCTTGGCGAAAAAACGAAGCAAGATTGGGAATAGGACGTAGAATAACATCATAGCAGAAGCAGCCCAGGCCGGAGTATTCCAACTATCAACGCTGGTGGGAATGAAGGTTTGTAGGAGGGTGGCATTGATTAGCCATTGCTTCATGCCGGCAACTGCATTGGGGCCTTGGAAAATGAGCAGACCAGTCATGATTGTGATATGAAGTGGCCAGATACGAGCGATTCGATTTCTAAAAAATTCACTTTTGGAGCCCTTGATCTGCTTGAGATCGGGCGAGGCATATACATAAGTTAGAATAAAACCGGATAGGATAAAGAAAAGGCCAGTAGCTGTAGCTCCAGAAGTTATGACTTGTAAGAGAAACGATGGCAGCTCGGCCCAATAGCCCTCGTTCTTGAACACCGCTCTGTGATGAGCTAGAAAGTGGAATGTAATAAGGTGGATAATTGCAAAAAAACGCAGGCCGTTGATAGCCTCTAAGGCGTTTCGTTTCATCAGGCTTCAGCTCGCTCAAGAAGCGGTTGGCCGCAGTAGGCGCTCGCACAGCGCAGACGCTCCATCTTGCCCCAGCTGTGCTCCTTGCGGAAAAACTTGATGTAACCTGTGACACGAAAGCTGAAGGCGACCATGTCGTAGACTTTCCCGCAGACTAACCACGCTAGATAATTTTTTAAGGTCGAGCCTTTCATATCCTTTGGTCTGTGTCTTTGCTCCAAGTAAATGGACCACAGGTAGGTGCTAGAAAATAAGGCATGGCAGATGAGAAAGCTCGCTAAAAGAGTCGCGCCCATGTTGCCATAAACGGCCCCAGCAACCGTTAGCCCAAGGCTCAAAAGTGCAAAAGCTGGTTCGAATAAACTAATCATGCAGTAGGGTAGAATAGCAAGGCCTAAGGGGCCTAGATTCTTAGAGAAAACAATATCCTTGTTGTTGAAAAAGGATTTGATAAACCCAGCTTGCCAGCGGGCGCGCTGTCGCTGAAAGTTGGCGAGATCGAAGGGTACTTGGGTCCAGCAGTTGGCTTCTGGAACGTGGCCAATATGATAAGGGAGTCCCTGCTCACGGTAGTAGCGATGAAGTTTTAAGGTAAGATCCATATCCTCTGCGAGGGAGGTCGACTCGTAGGCCCCCACGGCTAGTAGAGCATCACGACGAAAGAGGCCGAACGCACCAGAAATGATATAGTTGAGATTCAAGGAACTTAGTGCCACGCGATCTAAATAAAAGATCCTTGCATATTCAACCCGTTGTGCCCACTCCAATGGGTTAAAGCTAGCCTGTTTCGAGCTATCTGATTTTTGAATGGCTCGCGATCGAATTGATCCACCAACGGCAATGGTTTCGGGGCGCTCGATAAATGGCCGTGACAGCAGCTCTAGGGAATTCGACTCTAAAGTCGAATCGGCATCTACAACACAAATATGCTCATATCGAGCGTAGCCTATTCCACAATTGAGAGCATCGGCTTTGCCCTTACCCAAGTTTTTCTTATGTAGAACTTTTAAATTGTCGTGAGTTCGGGATTGAAAGGTAGCTCGCACGGGAGTTTCACTAAGTTTATTGTAAATAGGAATCGGGTGCTCTTCCAAGGAAAAGGCGTCTTTCAAAACCTGAAGGGTTTGGTCCTGGGAGCCATCGTTGACCACTATAACTTCGAAATTTTTATAGTGTGAATCAAGGATAGAGGTGATGGCTGGCGCAATTACGAGGGCTTCGTTATGAGCAGGTACCACGACGGATATTGATAGATTCGAGGGAATCGAGGAACA
The nucleotide sequence above comes from Pseudobacteriovorax antillogorgiicola. Encoded proteins:
- a CDS encoding HEAT repeat domain-containing protein — encoded protein: MLKKVLGLLAVLVLTLGFLSSLKERPEVQSPEADLTTSSQVFRITTSPGDELQYHARFETTVSIGSVKLEALEALKLEADLVIRYYQQDSRGMLAGMRLKNMEIQAPKAMALDTNLENLEILYFDQVGGIEEFYVSKDMAPWLSSLLRGAAAAVQVSLPQESQLTVGATWSGSEPSPNGPIALRMSSTVNNDRLSLVKSYLHVAGDPSLVVQKDSQGLFSYHRDGFLIGLDHQLAIRKYDEGSSVLGAQQIQLTFQQRRRGLDLFNPLANRLSKMNAVAADEPLEANKEMTTVRMKQALSGLTQEQLLEKIVSLQGFDDQNIGVVLIQLEAMLHLNPQFKNVLWDQLQLAQSTTEYDWQLSLIMGAFASMDAVDIEDELIFYSESNRHAPDVVQQTAFALSDLKKPSVAVRNHLMDLSQSNDSEIRTMGILSLGALARHKEHNDLVLSHLRAQLRDANDDDKLIFLAAINNSHSQENLSTLSRYFDSSDEVLAAQAVYGLKHVASKDALPLLAKTLRTESREAVLLQALQALGAHVHDPRTYDLVRMIVDGDYGAQVKVEALNVVAGMIPYKPEVRGYLETIKGSHSYLQRIRSYAGDILLSSTPS
- a CDS encoding alpha/beta fold hydrolase; this encodes MLDTHKDHQEISQVSEASHVATLAIAGDVLGLAEIPKVNVAYHLQGNPSQPWVAVQGGISAHRGAGLAIAGRQPWWRDVVGPHKAINTQQVAVLSIDFIGGGDGSSGPKDDSWPSATQVSPEVQARAIQQVMVHHRIPQLKAFVGASYGGQIGLSFRSLFADCLERLIVISAAHRPHPMASAWRHIQREIMSLSSEGDTSTQKRGVALARALAMTTYRSTEEFEERFQGDTVVAYIEAQGKRYSEAVNPACYQTLSASIDHPCPYPSLEGPPCHILGFWEDRLVPPSILKELSALTEGSLHLHHSLYGHDGFLKEIDLLWELIPRFLGR
- the metB gene encoding cystathionine gamma-synthase codes for the protein MSHNRSNSFHPVTRVVRQGVEDDSHHGAVIPPIHLSSTFSFEGYQSKRRYDYTRSGNPTRDLLAEAINDLEGGAGAVITNTGMSAINLVLQHLSPGDRVIASHDCYGGTYRLLDHLRKRGSIHVDFVDFNRPGALGDLKNQNVQLCWLETPSNPLLRITDVRRVADHLPDKALLVVDNTFLTPVGQQAFALGADIVVHSTTKYINGHSDVVGGAVVAKTPELAERLAWLANCFGLTGAPFDSYLTLRGLRTLPIRFAQHQKNAQEVASFLADHSAVKKVYYPGLPSHEGHSVAKKQQDGFGAMISFSLAADAEDIPIFLSQLKLFSLAESLGGVESLIAHPASMTHAAMDPDARLRAGIGDTLLRLSIGIEDAGDLISDLRAGLTAIESRPRLKTRVAREACL
- a CDS encoding acyltransferase family protein, translating into MKRNALEAINGLRFFAIIHLITFHFLAHHRAVFKNEGYWAELPSFLLQVITSGATATGLFFILSGFILTYVYASPDLKQIKGSKSEFFRNRIARIWPLHITIMTGLLIFQGPNAVAGMKQWLINATLLQTFIPTSVDSWNTPAWAASAMMLFYVLFPILLRFFAKRSQRSLVLVSLSLIACNWLLCTGFYHTFEGLSADNRRLFIASFYYSPVIWLTYFSLGIITGLRLLRSKQEEKITRWSGLRADLMLLAMLTSFLFIGAVPHVYMRHALFMAFQVVLIGALAHEKGALAWLCRRSWVQKLAHASFTMYLLHAPLFTLWTKALRPEGHMPLWGIIGYYGVLFTIAPWLENHFVPRGRRLINQLLTPRKPQISPLTGEETVSQASFPSDTSLKSGA
- a CDS encoding glycosyltransferase family 2 protein, producing MSSNNPLFSEPWFWLATVLVIPYIINELIAFAFVLSRSLQIWVSKFRTTSESSTCSSIPSNLSISVVVPAHNEALVIAPAITSILDSHYKNFEVIVVNDGSQDQTLQVLKDAFSLEEHPIPIYNKLSETPVRATFQSRTHDNLKVLHKKNLGKGKADALNCGIGYARYEHICVVDADSTLESNSLELLSRPFIERPETIAVGGSIRSRAIQKSDSSKQASFNPLEWAQRVEYARIFYLDRVALSSLNLNYIISGAFGLFRRDALLAVGAYESTSLAEDMDLTLKLHRYYREQGLPYHIGHVPEANCWTQVPFDLANFQRQRARWQAGFIKSFFNNKDIVFSKNLGPLGLAILPYCMISLFEPAFALLSLGLTVAGAVYGNMGATLLASFLICHALFSSTYLWSIYLEQRHRPKDMKGSTLKNYLAWLVCGKVYDMVAFSFRVTGYIKFFRKEHSWGKMERLRCASAYCGQPLLERAEA